A single window of Lentimicrobiaceae bacterium DNA harbors:
- a CDS encoding C69 family dipeptidase, with the protein MRKLSFLTLVLLALTSVFSHAVACTNFLITKGASADGSTMITYAADSHVLYGELYFRPAADYPAGEMVDVYEWDTGKYLGKIKQVSHTFSVVGNMNEFQVSIGETTYGGKEELVDTTGIIDYGSLMYLTLQRAKTAREAIRIMGELVAEYGYYSSGESFSIADPNEVWILEMIGKGSPSSVKDKRGRIRTVYNKGAVWVARRIPDGYISGHANQARITTFPLNDPENCIYAPDVISFAREKGYFNGEDKDFSFSDTYAPVDFGGARFCEARVWAGFNKVGSGMDKYLEYAKGHDLKNRMPLWIKPDKKLSVSDVMGMMRDYYQGTDLDMTKDIGAGPYQSIVRWRPMTWKVDGVGYFHERAISTQQTGFSFVAQSRGWLPNPIGGILWFGVDDTYSTVYVPMYCGITKVPESYAVGNGRMMEFSDDAAFWVFNQVSNLAYTRYKDMIVDIQKVQSALEGKFIAYTPVVDKAALELYQTNPASALEFLTDYSVNQGNSTVARWKELYRHLFTKFLDGNVKVKDGDNQNPIVKFPGYDESYYRMIIEKTDDKFRQPEGAGGH; encoded by the coding sequence ATGCGAAAATTGAGCTTTCTTACCCTTGTTTTGCTTGCCTTAACATCGGTTTTCAGTCATGCGGTTGCATGTACTAATTTTTTAATTACCAAAGGCGCTTCTGCCGATGGGTCAACCATGATTACCTATGCTGCTGATTCCCACGTTCTTTATGGCGAGTTGTATTTCAGACCAGCAGCCGATTATCCTGCAGGCGAAATGGTTGATGTTTATGAATGGGATACGGGAAAATATCTGGGAAAAATAAAACAGGTTTCTCATACCTTTTCAGTGGTTGGGAATATGAATGAATTTCAGGTTTCTATTGGCGAAACCACATATGGTGGTAAGGAAGAGCTGGTTGATACAACAGGCATTATTGATTATGGCAGCCTTATGTATCTGACTCTCCAGCGCGCTAAAACAGCCAGAGAAGCTATTCGTATTATGGGCGAACTGGTTGCTGAATATGGTTATTACAGTTCAGGCGAGTCGTTTTCAATTGCTGACCCTAATGAAGTATGGATTCTTGAAATGATTGGCAAAGGCTCACCTTCTTCGGTAAAAGACAAGCGGGGAAGAATCCGTACTGTTTACAACAAAGGAGCTGTATGGGTTGCCAGACGCATACCTGATGGTTATATTTCAGGACATGCCAATCAGGCCAGAATTACTACATTTCCGTTAAATGATCCGGAAAACTGTATTTACGCTCCCGATGTCATTAGTTTCGCCCGCGAAAAAGGGTATTTTAATGGCGAGGATAAAGATTTTAGCTTTTCAGATACCTATGCCCCGGTTGATTTTGGGGGAGCCCGCTTTTGCGAAGCCAGAGTTTGGGCTGGTTTTAATAAGGTTGGAAGCGGAATGGATAAATATCTGGAATATGCCAAAGGCCATGATTTAAAAAACCGCATGCCTCTTTGGATTAAACCAGATAAGAAACTTAGTGTGAGTGATGTAATGGGAATGATGAGAGATTATTATCAGGGCACCGATCTGGATATGACCAAAGACATCGGAGCCGGCCCCTACCAGTCAATTGTCCGCTGGAGGCCAATGACATGGAAGGTTGATGGCGTAGGTTACTTTCACGAAAGAGCTATTTCAACCCAACAAACAGGTTTCTCGTTTGTTGCCCAGTCAAGAGGCTGGTTGCCTAATCCTATCGGAGGAATTCTCTGGTTTGGAGTTGATGATACCTATTCAACAGTTTACGTTCCTATGTATTGTGGAATTACTAAGGTGCCAGAATCTTATGCCGTTGGCAATGGAAGAATGATGGAATTTAGTGATGATGCAGCTTTTTGGGTCTTTAACCAGGTTTCAAATCTGGCCTATACTCGTTACAAAGATATGATTGTAGATATTCAAAAAGTGCAATCTGCGCTTGAGGGAAAGTTTATCGCATATACTCCGGTAGTAGATAAAGCCGCCCTCGAACTATATCAAACTAACCCCGCAAGTGCGCTTGAGTTTTTAACAGATTATTCTGTAAATCAGGGAAACAGTACTGTTGCCAGATGGAAGGAATTATACAGGCATTTGTTTACTAAGTTCCTCGACGGGAATGTGAAGGTGAAGGATGGTGATAATCAAAATCCGATAGTTAAATTTCCTGGTTATGATGAATCATACTATCGCATGATTATTGAAAAAACTGACGATAAATTCAGGCAACCTGAAGGTGCCGGGGGACATTAA
- a CDS encoding F0F1 ATP synthase subunit beta produces the protein MAETITGKISQIIGPVVDVAFEQDGKLPNIYDALEVTNDDGHTIVLECQQDIGESTVRTIAMDSTDGLRRGLPVISLGRPISMPVGEDVKGRLFNVIGTPIDGLKKVSGEHSYAIHREAPKFENLTTQKEVLYTGIKVIDLIEPYSKGGKIGLFGGAGVGKTVIIMELINNIAKRYSGMSVFSGVGERTREGNDLLREMIESGVIRYGDAFTEGMEKGEWDLDKVDMNELLKSQATLVFGQMNEPPGARARVALSGLTMAEYFRDGDDKSGGRDILFFVDNIFRFTQAGSEVSALLGRMPSAVGYQPTLATEMGIMQERITSTKRGSITSVQAVYVPADDLTDPAPATTFAHLDATTVLSRKIAELGIYPAVDPLDSTSRILSPDVVGEDHYNTALRVKEILQRYKELQDIIAILGMDELSEEDKLVVTRARRVQRFLSQPFHVATQFTGIPGTFVSIEDTIKGFKMILDGEMDEYPEAAFNLVGTIEEAIEKGKKMLESK, from the coding sequence ATGGCCGAAACTATCACCGGTAAAATTTCCCAAATCATTGGACCTGTTGTTGACGTAGCATTTGAACAGGACGGAAAATTACCTAACATTTACGATGCGCTTGAAGTTACAAATGATGATGGTCACACCATTGTGCTTGAATGCCAGCAAGACATAGGCGAAAGCACAGTACGAACCATAGCCATGGACTCAACCGACGGGTTGCGCAGGGGGCTTCCGGTTATTTCACTCGGCAGGCCTATTTCAATGCCAGTGGGCGAAGATGTTAAAGGCCGGTTATTTAATGTAATAGGAACTCCAATTGACGGGTTAAAGAAAGTGTCAGGCGAACACAGCTACGCCATTCACAGAGAAGCCCCGAAATTTGAAAACCTTACGACTCAAAAAGAAGTATTGTATACAGGAATAAAAGTTATTGACCTTATTGAACCCTATTCAAAGGGAGGTAAAATTGGTTTGTTTGGTGGTGCCGGTGTTGGTAAAACCGTAATCATCATGGAACTGATTAACAATATTGCCAAGCGTTATTCCGGCATGTCCGTATTTTCTGGTGTTGGTGAACGCACCCGCGAAGGAAACGATTTGTTACGTGAAATGATAGAATCAGGAGTTATTCGCTATGGCGATGCCTTTACCGAAGGTATGGAAAAAGGCGAATGGGATCTTGACAAGGTTGACATGAATGAATTATTGAAATCTCAGGCCACTTTGGTGTTCGGTCAGATGAATGAACCTCCCGGAGCTCGTGCCAGGGTTGCTCTTTCAGGACTGACAATGGCTGAATATTTCCGGGACGGAGACGATAAAAGCGGTGGTCGTGATATATTATTTTTCGTCGACAATATCTTTCGCTTTACACAGGCAGGCTCTGAAGTGTCAGCATTGCTCGGCCGTATGCCATCAGCTGTAGGATACCAACCCACCCTGGCTACTGAAATGGGAATCATGCAGGAGCGCATTACTTCTACTAAAAGAGGATCCATTACATCGGTGCAGGCCGTGTATGTACCTGCCGACGACCTAACAGATCCTGCCCCTGCAACTACTTTTGCACATCTTGATGCTACTACCGTATTAAGCAGAAAAATTGCAGAATTAGGAATTTATCCGGCTGTTGATCCCCTTGACTCAACTTCACGAATCCTTTCACCTGATGTTGTTGGTGAAGACCATTACAATACAGCCCTCAGGGTAAAAGAAATATTACAGCGCTACAAAGAGCTTCAGGATATTATTGCAATTCTTGGTATGGATGAGCTTTCAGAAGAAGACAAGCTGGTAGTTACCCGTGCACGCCGTGTTCAGCGCTTTTTATCACAACCATTTCATGTGGCCACTCAATTTACTGGAATACCCGGAACATTTGTTTCCATTGAAGACACTATAAAAGGATTTAAAATGATTCTTGATGGTGAAATGGATGAATATCCCGAAGCCGCTTTCAACCTTGTTGGAACAATTGAAGAAGCCATTGAAAAGGGCAAGAAAATGCTCGAGAGTAAGTAA
- the atpC gene encoding ATP synthase F1 subunit epsilon → MTLEIITPDQILFNGEVKLVQLPGKSGSFEVLDNHAPMIASLKKGRIRIIEPDKSTREIEINGGTIKVQDNKVLILAS, encoded by the coding sequence ATGACGCTGGAAATAATCACCCCTGACCAAATCCTGTTCAACGGAGAAGTGAAACTGGTTCAATTACCGGGCAAATCAGGTTCTTTTGAAGTTCTTGACAATCACGCCCCTATGATAGCCTCGCTTAAAAAAGGCAGGATAAGGATTATTGAACCGGACAAGAGCACACGTGAAATAGAAATTAACGGAGGAACCATTAAGGTGCAGGATAACAAGGTTTTAATACTTGCCAGTTAA
- a CDS encoding type III pantothenate kinase produces MNFIQEPDKLVIDLGNSRVKVATFTNGVLDVLNIIENPTPEKLAKLDFSTHAFKAAIISSVAGDPQPYLKLFPDIQWIVLDHHTPLPIVNKYLTPDTLGKDRIAAVIGANQMFHNSNVLVIDAGTAITYDFVNCKGEYLGGSISPGMHIRFKALNTFTQRLPLLKKQEIDFLTGRNTEESILSGVINGIRLEIDGIIEEYKQTWPNLKTILTGGDTIYFEKILKNNIFAVPNLVLNGLKLILDYNFEK; encoded by the coding sequence ATGAATTTTATTCAGGAACCTGACAAACTGGTAATTGACCTGGGAAATTCCAGGGTAAAAGTGGCCACTTTTACCAATGGAGTGCTTGATGTGCTTAACATTATTGAGAATCCCACACCTGAAAAACTGGCCAAACTTGATTTCAGCACTCATGCCTTTAAAGCAGCAATTATCAGTTCTGTTGCTGGAGATCCTCAACCTTATCTGAAACTCTTTCCTGACATTCAATGGATCGTGTTGGATCACCACACACCTTTGCCGATAGTAAACAAATACCTGACGCCCGACACATTGGGCAAAGATCGGATTGCGGCTGTAATTGGTGCAAATCAAATGTTTCACAACTCCAATGTGCTCGTAATTGATGCAGGCACAGCAATTACCTACGATTTCGTAAATTGTAAAGGCGAATACCTGGGAGGAAGCATCTCCCCCGGCATGCATATTCGTTTTAAAGCGCTGAATACTTTTACACAACGCTTGCCGTTATTAAAAAAACAAGAAATTGATTTTTTAACAGGAAGGAATACCGAAGAATCTATTTTATCAGGTGTAATCAATGGAATACGTCTTGAAATTGACGGTATAATTGAAGAATACAAACAAACCTGGCCTAATCTGAAAACAATTCTTACAGGAGGAGACACGATTTATTTTGAAAAAATCCTGAAAAATAACATCTTTGCAGTGCCAAATCTGGTTCTGAATGGTTTAAAACTAATACTCGATTATAACTTTGAAAAGTAA
- the lptC gene encoding LPS export ABC transporter periplasmic protein LptC translates to MKNQTKNILILQITKSVAIVAMATLFSCKNDISEVARVNQPDTLPSMYAREVKIAESEAGRIKYNLTAPILKRYESNQGAVIKFPEGFKVVFYDSLQPDKIRTEITAEFGVNNEAKKTMEASKNVIVINHLKGEKLNTEHLVWDQNTKKVYSEKFVTITTPDKILYGEGMESDEKFERWSIKKPRGEMYINEDK, encoded by the coding sequence GTGAAAAACCAAACAAAGAATATACTCATACTTCAGATAACCAAAAGCGTTGCTATAGTTGCTATGGCAACGCTTTTCAGTTGCAAAAACGACATCAGTGAAGTTGCCCGCGTAAACCAGCCCGACACGCTGCCTTCGATGTATGCACGTGAAGTAAAAATAGCAGAAAGTGAAGCTGGCAGAATAAAGTACAACCTCACAGCCCCAATACTCAAAAGGTATGAATCAAACCAGGGCGCTGTTATAAAATTTCCGGAAGGATTTAAGGTTGTTTTCTATGACTCACTCCAGCCCGACAAAATCAGAACTGAAATTACGGCTGAATTTGGCGTCAACAATGAAGCCAAAAAAACCATGGAAGCCAGCAAAAATGTGATTGTTATCAACCATTTAAAGGGCGAAAAACTAAATACAGAACATCTGGTATGGGATCAGAACACTAAAAAAGTTTATTCCGAAAAATTTGTAACCATAACCACACCAGATAAAATACTATACGGCGAAGGCATGGAATCTGATGAAAAATTTGAACGCTGGAGTATAAAAAAACCCCGGGGAGAAATGTATATCAATGAAGACAAATAA
- a CDS encoding HlyC/CorC family transporter, whose product MELLIPIIITLILSAFFSGMEIAFVSSNKLKIEVDKNKEILQARILSGFLKKQSRLIGALLLGNNIALVIFGIYSARILTPPLQMFLPQGPGADALLLIIQTLISTIVILLFAEFLPKVLFRINPNKVLNFFAVPVYAFYLLFYPLIILFIGFSELFLRYFFRVNITQPDYVFSAIDLDHYLKESNVNQPDDHDDRQEIQMFQNVRDLSNIKLRECMVPRNEIAALSSDESIEVLQNYFIETGHSKILIYQQSIDNVIGYTHSYDLFKKPAVIDEIIKPVMIVPETMAANKLLEMFISERKSVALVVDEFGGTAGMLTIEDVIEEIFGEIEDEYDVEDLIDNQLDEDEFLLSGRLEIDYLNQKYKFGLPESDDYSTLAGFIIHHHESIPVINDEIQIGPHLFTIVQASDTRIEQVLLRLNPS is encoded by the coding sequence ATGGAATTATTGATACCTATCATTATAACCCTTATACTTTCAGCTTTCTTCTCAGGCATGGAGATTGCCTTTGTATCGTCCAATAAACTGAAGATTGAAGTTGATAAAAATAAAGAAATACTTCAGGCCAGAATTTTATCAGGCTTCCTGAAAAAGCAATCAAGGCTAATCGGGGCGCTTTTGCTGGGAAACAATATTGCACTGGTTATTTTTGGCATATATTCAGCCAGGATACTCACACCTCCATTGCAAATGTTCCTGCCACAGGGCCCCGGTGCCGATGCATTGCTGCTCATCATTCAAACCCTGATTTCAACAATAGTAATCCTGCTGTTTGCCGAATTTTTACCCAAAGTCCTGTTCAGAATTAACCCCAATAAAGTACTCAATTTCTTTGCGGTACCCGTTTATGCGTTTTACTTATTGTTTTACCCGTTAATCATTCTGTTTATAGGCTTTTCGGAACTTTTTTTAAGATATTTTTTCAGGGTTAACATTACTCAGCCCGATTACGTTTTCAGCGCCATTGATTTGGATCATTATCTGAAAGAATCCAACGTTAACCAGCCCGATGATCACGACGATCGGCAGGAAATCCAGATGTTTCAGAATGTAAGGGATCTCAGTAACATTAAGCTGAGAGAATGTATGGTGCCCCGCAATGAAATAGCAGCACTGTCTTCAGATGAATCAATTGAAGTTTTGCAAAATTATTTCATTGAAACAGGCCATTCAAAAATATTGATTTACCAGCAGTCTATCGACAATGTGATTGGTTACACACACTCCTATGACCTATTCAAAAAACCGGCGGTTATTGATGAGATAATAAAACCAGTTATGATAGTTCCGGAAACAATGGCTGCCAACAAGCTACTCGAAATGTTTATCAGTGAACGTAAAAGTGTGGCTTTGGTAGTTGATGAATTTGGCGGAACAGCCGGAATGCTCACCATTGAAGATGTAATAGAGGAGATTTTTGGCGAAATCGAAGATGAGTATGACGTAGAGGATTTGATTGACAACCAACTTGACGAAGATGAATTTCTGCTTTCGGGCCGGCTTGAAATAGATTATCTCAATCAAAAATACAAATTCGGATTACCTGAATCAGATGATTACAGTACCCTTGCAGGATTTATCATACATCACCATGAAAGCATTCCGGTAATAAACGATGAAATCCAGATTGGGCCACATCTTTTTACGATTGTTCAGGCATCAGACACCCGCATTGAGCAAGTGCTCTTACGCCTGAATCCATCGTGA